One stretch of Bradyrhizobium canariense DNA includes these proteins:
- a CDS encoding phasin, whose product MTEPKLEVPAELRDLVEKTIDQTERAFGMFFDAANKSVATMPSPGTEISKQALTFTEQNMKAAFEHARRLVHATDLQQAMQIQSEFLRSQFTNAGEHMRQITGNVMSAAKDATKRKP is encoded by the coding sequence ATGACTGAACCCAAGCTGGAGGTCCCGGCCGAATTGCGCGACCTGGTCGAGAAGACCATCGATCAGACCGAACGGGCGTTCGGGATGTTTTTCGATGCCGCGAACAAATCGGTGGCGACGATGCCAAGCCCTGGAACGGAAATCTCCAAACAGGCGCTGACCTTCACGGAGCAGAATATGAAGGCTGCGTTCGAACACGCGCGCAGGCTGGTCCACGCCACCGATCTGCAGCAGGCCATGCAGATTCAATCGGAGTTCTTGCGCAGCCAGTTTACCAACGCCGGCGAACATATGCGGCAGATCACCGGCAACGTGATGTCCGCCGCAAAGGATGCGACGAAACGTAAGCCTTAA
- a CDS encoding TAXI family TRAP transporter solute-binding subunit: MASPYKTQEPDGARQKRRRISFFILFAGIFVFIAAAGALYFALRPEVLRIAVGPSGSDDQKLIQALAQTFARQQNPVRLTVISTDSATESLALLGANKADLAVARGDLDMPPDAQSVAILRKNMVVLWAPSGLPAKGSKKTPVPKVKSLEDLAGRRLGVVGTTQVNVTLLRVILSESGIAPEKVAVVQFATNQLGEMAHDMSIDAFMAVGPLDSKITSEAIAATARDRGEPKFLPIDVSEAIAQKHPLYESEEIPGSTFSSSPARPDDKVETVSVNHLIVARRELSETAVGAFTRQLFGVRQALEKELPGAANIATPDTDKDAALPAHRGAAAYIDGTERTFLEKYSDYIWGTVLLLSGLGSAGAWFRSYLKRDEKAQSIALRDRVLALSALARNGNSIEELQGMQSEVDGIIRETLNAFDDGAIEEGDLAAFNLALEQFHRAVADRYAALGSVSSDPPRLRSRQ; this comes from the coding sequence ATGGCTTCACCTTACAAAACCCAGGAGCCGGACGGAGCGCGTCAGAAACGCCGGCGCATTTCGTTTTTCATCCTGTTTGCTGGCATCTTTGTTTTCATCGCGGCGGCCGGCGCGCTCTACTTCGCCTTGCGGCCGGAGGTGCTGCGTATTGCCGTCGGTCCCAGCGGCAGCGACGATCAAAAATTGATCCAGGCGCTGGCGCAGACCTTCGCCCGGCAGCAAAATCCGGTCCGGCTCACGGTGATTTCGACCGACAGCGCGACCGAGAGTCTGGCGCTATTGGGCGCCAATAAAGCCGACCTTGCGGTGGCGCGTGGCGACCTCGACATGCCGCCCGATGCCCAGTCGGTTGCAATCCTGCGCAAGAATATGGTCGTGCTCTGGGCGCCCTCCGGCCTGCCGGCCAAAGGCTCCAAAAAGACACCGGTGCCCAAGGTCAAGAGTCTCGAGGACCTGGCGGGACGCCGCCTCGGCGTGGTCGGAACAACGCAAGTCAATGTGACGCTGCTCCGTGTGATCCTGAGCGAATCCGGCATCGCTCCCGAAAAGGTCGCCGTGGTTCAGTTCGCCACCAATCAGCTCGGCGAAATGGCGCACGACATGAGCATCGACGCCTTCATGGCGGTCGGCCCGCTGGACAGCAAGATCACCTCCGAGGCGATCGCGGCAACGGCGCGCGATCGCGGCGAACCGAAATTTCTGCCGATCGACGTATCCGAGGCAATCGCGCAGAAACATCCGCTGTATGAATCCGAGGAGATTCCCGGCAGCACCTTTAGCTCGTCGCCTGCGCGGCCCGACGACAAGGTCGAGACCGTCAGCGTCAATCATCTCATCGTCGCGCGACGGGAACTGTCCGAGACGGCGGTGGGAGCGTTCACGCGGCAATTATTCGGTGTCCGGCAGGCGCTGGAGAAGGAATTGCCCGGGGCCGCCAACATCGCAACGCCGGATACCGACAAGGATGCCGCGCTGCCGGCGCATCGCGGGGCAGCGGCCTACATCGACGGCACCGAGCGTACCTTCCTCGAGAAATACAGCGACTACATCTGGGGTACGGTGCTGCTGTTGTCGGGTCTCGGTTCGGCCGGAGCCTGGTTCCGCTCTTATCTGAAGCGAGACGAAAAAGCCCAGAGCATCGCGTTGCGCGATCGGGTGCTGGCGCTGTCAGCACTGGCGCGCAACGGAAACTCCATCGAGGAGTTGCAAGGCATGCAGAGCGAGGTCGACGGCATCATCCGCGAAACCCTGAATGCGTTCGATGACGGTGCGATCGAGGAAGGCGACCTCGCGGCCTTCAATCTTGCGCTCGAACAATTTCACCGCGCGGTCGCAGACCGCTATGCGGCGCTGGGCAGCGTCAGCTCGGATCCGCCGCGGTTGCGCAGCCGGCAGTAA
- a CDS encoding methyl-accepting chemotaxis protein, whose protein sequence is MSLLARVKIITKMLAVILLLGAVALGTSWLGISAMSAMNEDAETMNSAAKRALEAARASTSVISLNGAEFQVALDPRPENRAAVHKTVDEQLKLFKQRFEDFGQTRDEKTRAMLPSIRDTMAAYEKSLENTLRLADETKGVELTEQVERLRASAMSSQTTAVKLRANMRTVVEQLDDRVNAFARHASDEYQKTSRQLMLVAAVGILFGMLAGCLIGQFEIVKPINLLKAVMEAFARNDLQAEIPGVERRDELGDMARTVEVFKTNALAVERMRAEQQAAEKRGAEQRKADMHQLADAFEGAVGEIIKTVSSASTELEASASALTATAERAHEVTTTVAAASEEASTNVQSVASATEEMASSVNEISRQVQASARMASEAVDQARRTNDRVSELSKAASRIGDVVELINTIAGQTNLLALNATIEAARAGEAGRGFAVVASEVKALAEQTAKATGEIGQQITGIQAATQESVGAIKEISGTIEKLSEISSTIAAAVEEQGAATQEISRNVQQAAQGTQQVSSNITDVQRGAGETGSASSQVLSAAQSLSRDSNRLRHEVGEFLNTVRAA, encoded by the coding sequence ATGTCGTTGCTCGCGCGCGTCAAGATCATTACCAAAATGCTCGCCGTCATCCTGTTGCTCGGAGCGGTCGCGCTCGGCACCAGCTGGCTCGGCATCAGTGCGATGAGCGCGATGAACGAAGATGCGGAAACGATGAATTCCGCGGCCAAACGCGCGCTCGAAGCCGCGCGGGCCAGCACCAGCGTCATCAGCCTCAACGGCGCCGAATTCCAGGTCGCGCTCGATCCGCGTCCGGAAAACCGCGCGGCCGTGCACAAGACCGTCGACGAGCAATTGAAACTGTTCAAGCAACGATTCGAGGATTTTGGACAGACCCGCGACGAGAAAACCCGGGCGATGTTGCCCTCGATCAGGGACACGATGGCGGCCTACGAGAAGAGCCTCGAAAATACGCTGCGGCTGGCCGACGAAACCAAAGGTGTCGAACTGACCGAGCAGGTGGAACGGTTGCGTGCGTCGGCGATGAGCAGTCAGACCACGGCCGTTAAGCTGCGCGCCAATATGAGAACGGTGGTCGAGCAACTGGACGACCGGGTCAATGCATTCGCCAGACACGCTTCGGACGAATATCAGAAGACCTCGCGCCAACTGATGCTGGTTGCCGCCGTTGGCATCTTGTTTGGCATGCTCGCCGGTTGCCTGATCGGTCAATTCGAAATTGTTAAGCCGATCAATTTGCTCAAGGCTGTCATGGAGGCCTTTGCGCGCAATGATCTTCAGGCCGAAATTCCCGGCGTCGAACGTCGCGATGAACTCGGCGACATGGCGCGGACGGTCGAGGTTTTCAAAACCAACGCGCTTGCGGTTGAGCGGATGCGCGCAGAGCAGCAGGCTGCCGAAAAGCGCGGCGCCGAGCAGCGCAAGGCGGATATGCACCAGCTCGCCGACGCTTTTGAAGGGGCGGTTGGTGAGATCATCAAAACCGTCTCGTCGGCTTCGACCGAGCTCGAGGCTTCGGCGAGCGCACTGACCGCGACCGCCGAACGCGCCCACGAAGTCACCACGACGGTTGCGGCCGCTTCGGAAGAGGCCTCCACCAACGTGCAGTCGGTGGCATCCGCGACCGAAGAGATGGCATCGTCCGTCAACGAGATCAGCCGGCAGGTCCAGGCATCGGCACGGATGGCCAGCGAGGCCGTCGATCAGGCGCGCCGGACCAATGACCGCGTCAGCGAGTTGTCGAAGGCCGCTTCTCGCATCGGCGATGTGGTCGAACTGATCAACACCATCGCAGGACAGACCAATCTGCTGGCGCTGAACGCCACCATCGAGGCGGCACGCGCCGGCGAAGCCGGCCGCGGCTTCGCGGTCGTGGCGTCCGAGGTGAAGGCACTGGCTGAGCAGACCGCGAAAGCCACCGGCGAGATCGGCCAGCAGATTACCGGCATCCAGGCCGCGACCCAGGAATCGGTCGGCGCGATCAAGGAAATCAGCGGCACCATCGAAAAACTGTCGGAAATATCCTCGACCATTGCCGCGGCGGTGGAAGAGCAGGGCGCCGCGACCCAGGAGATTTCCCGCAACGTGCAGCAGGCGGCGCAAGGCACCCAGCAGGTCTCCTCCAACATCACCGACGTGCAGCGGGGCGCCGGTGAGACCGGTTCGGCCTCCTCGCAAGTGCTCTCGGCGGCGCAGTCGCTTTCCCGCGACAGCAACCGTCTCAGGCATGAGGTCGGCGAGTTCTTGAATACCGTGCGCGCTGCCTGA
- a CDS encoding SulP family inorganic anion transporter produces MIETPHSTASSHVASSHSWPVLRSLRGYQPSFLTHDLVAGFTLVAIAIPEQLATSRLGGFSPQIGFFAFLAASLAFALFGSNRFLSSGADSTITPIFAGGLALLATSGSPDYVALAGALALLVGAVLVVGGIFRMGWIADLLSIPVTVGFLAGISVHILISQMPGILGLPTPAGPMLQRLATLVEQLPQANLFSLGIGLGVLALVTLCERIDVRIPGALIGLIAAAAATVLMGLESRGVAVLGDIPVALPELTLPDIAITRWLQLVPLALIIAIIIMVQTAATTRSFASAPNQPPDVDRDFIGVGAGSVISGLIGGFPVNASPPRTAIVAETGGKSQLAILVAAAIILGLLAFGGSLLRHVPQAALGGVLLFVAMRIIRISQIVSIYRQSIGELFLVVATAAAIIVLPIEQGVAIGITLSLLHGIWSNTRARVTPYERVPGTSIWWPSHPKIPGKTEADVVVAGFQAPLSFLNAYHFRSDLMALVQASPQPPRLIVLESTGIVEIDFTAAQILSDTISACHAEGISFAIARLESERAQKAIERFGILPLLAKGQLFRSVEEAIKACSDEAKS; encoded by the coding sequence ATGATCGAGACACCCCATTCCACGGCATCCAGTCACGTGGCCAGCAGCCACAGCTGGCCGGTGCTGCGGTCGCTCCGGGGATATCAGCCCTCGTTCTTGACCCATGATCTCGTCGCCGGATTCACCCTCGTCGCCATCGCGATCCCCGAGCAACTGGCGACGTCGCGGCTCGGCGGGTTTTCCCCGCAGATCGGATTTTTCGCGTTTCTGGCGGCCTCGCTTGCCTTTGCCTTGTTCGGAAGCAACCGCTTCCTGTCGAGCGGCGCGGACTCGACGATCACGCCGATCTTTGCCGGCGGGCTCGCTCTGCTCGCGACCTCCGGCTCGCCTGACTATGTCGCGCTTGCCGGCGCGCTCGCGCTCTTGGTCGGCGCTGTGCTTGTGGTCGGCGGCATCTTCCGTATGGGCTGGATCGCGGATCTGCTGTCGATCCCGGTGACCGTGGGCTTTCTCGCCGGCATCTCGGTCCACATTTTGATCTCGCAGATGCCCGGGATACTCGGGCTGCCGACGCCAGCCGGCCCGATGCTGCAACGGCTTGCAACGCTGGTCGAGCAGTTGCCGCAGGCTAATCTGTTTTCTCTCGGCATCGGTCTTGGCGTGCTGGCGCTGGTGACGCTATGTGAGCGGATCGATGTGCGCATTCCCGGCGCGCTGATCGGGCTGATCGCCGCAGCCGCCGCGACCGTGTTGATGGGACTGGAAAGCCGGGGCGTCGCGGTGCTCGGCGATATCCCGGTCGCGCTGCCGGAGTTGACGCTTCCGGACATCGCGATCACCCGATGGCTGCAACTGGTGCCGCTCGCGTTAATCATTGCCATCATCATCATGGTGCAGACCGCGGCGACGACTCGGTCGTTCGCCTCGGCTCCGAACCAGCCGCCGGATGTCGATCGAGATTTCATCGGCGTCGGCGCCGGCAGCGTCATTTCGGGTCTGATCGGCGGATTTCCTGTCAACGCCAGTCCGCCGCGCACCGCGATCGTGGCGGAGACCGGCGGCAAATCGCAGCTCGCGATTCTCGTTGCGGCTGCGATCATTCTGGGATTGCTCGCCTTCGGCGGTTCGCTGCTGCGTCACGTGCCGCAGGCGGCGCTCGGCGGTGTGTTGCTGTTCGTCGCCATGCGCATCATTCGCATCAGCCAGATCGTTTCGATTTACCGGCAATCGATCGGCGAATTATTCCTGGTGGTCGCGACCGCGGCGGCCATCATTGTGCTTCCCATCGAGCAAGGCGTTGCGATCGGGATCACGCTCTCGCTGCTGCACGGCATCTGGAGCAACACCCGCGCCCGCGTCACGCCCTATGAACGGGTGCCGGGCACCTCGATCTGGTGGCCCTCCCATCCCAAAATTCCCGGAAAGACCGAGGCCGACGTCGTGGTCGCCGGTTTCCAGGCGCCATTATCATTTCTCAATGCGTATCACTTTCGCAGCGACCTGATGGCGCTGGTGCAGGCCTCGCCGCAGCCGCCGCGCCTGATCGTTCTGGAGTCGACGGGCATCGTCGAAATCGACTTCACCGCCGCACAGATCCTGAGCGACACGATCAGCGCCTGCCACGCGGAAGGAATCAGTTTCGCGATCGCGCGGCTGGAGTCGGAACGGGCTCAGAAGGCCATCGAACGGTTCGGCATACTGCCGCTGCTCGCAAAGGGCCAGCTATTTCGCAGCGTGGAAGAAGCCATCAAGGCCTGCAGCGATGAGGCCAAGAGTTAA
- a CDS encoding Bug family tripartite tricarboxylate transporter substrate binding protein, giving the protein MISRRALFQSTAGAATALVAPGWMTSAKAVPSYPVQPVRWVVPYTAGGATDVLSRLICQYLSDHLGQPFVVENKPGAGSNIGTQFVINSPADGYTLLLTSTANAINASFDPTLTFDFAKGIVPVAGVARIPLVLVVSNELPIHDVAEFIAYAKAHPGTLSIASSGVGTSLHLSGELFKAMAGIQFTHVPYRGSSPGLTDVMSGHIQGMFDNVTSSFEFVRTGKLRALGVTTRERSEILPDVPPISDTLPGYETSSFYGVGAPHNTPTEIVDLLNKEINTALADPAIKQRIAELGAIPITGDAKQFAAMLAVETDRWRKVVEMSGQKKEP; this is encoded by the coding sequence ATGATCAGCAGGCGAGCTTTGTTTCAGTCGACGGCCGGCGCCGCGACCGCGTTGGTCGCTCCGGGATGGATGACATCGGCGAAAGCCGTCCCTTCCTATCCGGTGCAGCCGGTGCGATGGGTGGTGCCCTACACCGCAGGCGGCGCGACCGACGTGCTGTCCCGCCTGATCTGCCAATATCTGTCGGACCATCTGGGTCAGCCGTTCGTCGTCGAGAACAAGCCCGGCGCCGGCAGCAATATCGGCACCCAGTTCGTGATCAACTCACCGGCCGACGGCTATACGCTGCTGCTGACAAGCACCGCCAACGCCATCAACGCCTCGTTCGATCCGACCCTGACCTTTGACTTCGCAAAAGGCATCGTGCCGGTCGCCGGCGTCGCCCGCATCCCGCTGGTGCTGGTAGTCAGCAACGAGCTTCCGATCCATGACGTCGCAGAGTTCATCGCCTACGCCAAAGCCCATCCGGGCACGCTCAGCATCGCCTCATCCGGTGTCGGGACCTCGCTTCACCTTTCCGGCGAGCTGTTCAAGGCGATGGCCGGGATTCAATTCACCCATGTGCCCTATCGCGGATCGTCGCCCGGCCTGACCGACGTGATGTCCGGCCATATCCAGGGCATGTTCGACAACGTTACGTCCTCGTTCGAATTCGTGCGGACCGGAAAGCTGCGCGCGCTCGGCGTGACCACCAGGGAGCGCTCGGAGATCCTGCCGGACGTGCCGCCGATATCGGATACGCTGCCGGGATATGAAACCAGCTCATTCTACGGCGTCGGCGCCCCGCATAACACGCCGACCGAAATCGTCGATCTCCTGAACAAGGAAATCAATACGGCGCTCGCCGACCCCGCCATCAAGCAGCGGATCGCCGAGCTCGGCGCCATTCCCATTACCGGCGACGCCAAACAGTTCGCCGCCATGCTCGCGGTCGAAACTGACCGCTGGCGCAAGGTGGTGGAAATGTCAGGGCAAAAGAAAGAGCCTTGA
- the greA gene encoding transcription elongation factor GreA encodes MSRAFVREDDAGSADALPDRPISEHPNLVTEAGLAQIEAALAQAKATHTRAQAASDGPDRSSIAAAARELRYWSARRASAQVVPASEDRTEVRFGATVTILRNDGREQTFRIVGEDEADPAKGSISYVSPLARAMLGKAVGDVVRAGSDDAEIISIV; translated from the coding sequence ATGAGCAGAGCATTCGTCAGGGAAGATGACGCGGGCAGCGCGGATGCGCTGCCTGATCGGCCGATCTCCGAACATCCCAACCTCGTCACGGAAGCGGGACTGGCGCAGATTGAAGCGGCCTTGGCGCAGGCGAAGGCGACTCACACCCGCGCGCAGGCTGCATCTGACGGGCCCGACCGGTCGTCAATCGCCGCCGCGGCTCGCGAACTCCGGTACTGGAGCGCGAGGCGGGCCAGCGCGCAGGTCGTTCCCGCTTCGGAGGACAGGACCGAAGTTCGCTTCGGCGCCACCGTGACGATTCTCCGCAACGATGGTCGCGAGCAGACCTTTCGTATTGTGGGCGAAGACGAGGCGGATCCCGCCAAAGGCTCGATCTCATACGTCTCACCGCTGGCCCGGGCGATGCTGGGAAAAGCCGTCGGCGACGTCGTGCGCGCCGGCAGCGATGATGCGGAAATCATCTCAATCGTTTGA
- a CDS encoding tetratricopeptide repeat protein has translation MSQLKQDPAALPGADGTRHGWAPRLQQEARLRQLEDVLARQPVAGDAIAVEIERAVLLGALDRRAEAQLAFIDILRRAPQNFSALNEFGTLLTNMGAIDAACRVYAEAILHHPDHPMARVNLANLLLRANRHAEARQHYEAVLRINPEHAEAHQGLGAVLSDLGDRAAARRHFQKGFRNHAVSTLPYRGTKPPVALLQLVSSGGGNIPTAVFLDDCTFLTSVIVADYLDPQVALPPHQLIFNAIGDADLCQPALEAARRLIARTAAPVINDPRAVMKTGRIDNARRLGAVPGVVTPRTIAMARDVLAGPNGAAAVAQRKFTFPLLLRSPGYHTGRNFILVEQASELAAAAANLPGDDLLVIQYLDARGGDGNARKYRVMMIGGEIYPLHLAISRKWKVHYFTSDMADKPDHRAEEAIFLGDMAAALGDKAMKALEGIRDALGLDYAGIDFGLAPNGDLLLFEANATMVIAAPDADERWAYRCAAISRIIDAVVAMIMQKSAAAPSAARASNPKNASNAR, from the coding sequence GTGAGCCAATTGAAACAAGACCCGGCAGCTTTGCCCGGCGCTGATGGCACCAGGCACGGCTGGGCGCCCCGGCTGCAGCAGGAAGCGCGGCTGCGGCAGCTTGAGGACGTGCTGGCCCGCCAGCCGGTGGCCGGTGACGCCATCGCGGTCGAGATCGAGCGCGCGGTTCTCCTGGGCGCGCTGGACCGGCGTGCTGAGGCCCAGCTCGCCTTCATCGATATCCTGCGCCGGGCGCCGCAGAATTTCAGCGCGCTGAACGAGTTCGGGACGCTCTTGACCAATATGGGCGCGATCGACGCCGCCTGCCGCGTCTATGCCGAAGCGATCCTGCACCACCCTGATCATCCGATGGCGCGCGTCAATCTCGCCAATCTCCTGCTTCGCGCCAACCGGCATGCCGAAGCGCGCCAGCATTATGAAGCGGTGCTGCGCATCAATCCGGAGCACGCCGAAGCGCACCAGGGATTGGGCGCCGTGCTCTCCGACCTCGGCGACCGTGCCGCGGCCCGGCGGCATTTCCAGAAGGGCTTTCGCAACCACGCGGTATCGACGCTGCCCTATCGCGGCACCAAGCCGCCGGTGGCGTTGCTGCAGCTGGTATCGTCGGGCGGCGGCAACATCCCGACCGCCGTATTCCTCGATGATTGCACCTTCCTGACGTCGGTGATCGTTGCCGACTATCTCGATCCGCAGGTCGCGTTGCCGCCGCATCAACTGATTTTCAACGCCATCGGCGATGCGGACCTTTGCCAACCTGCGCTTGAGGCCGCGCGCCGCTTGATCGCGCGGACCGCGGCGCCGGTCATCAACGATCCCCGTGCGGTCATGAAAACCGGCCGCATCGACAATGCCCGGCGGCTCGGCGCCGTGCCCGGCGTGGTGACGCCGCGAACCATCGCGATGGCGCGCGACGTGCTTGCCGGCCCTAATGGCGCAGCAGCCGTGGCGCAGCGAAAATTCACTTTCCCGTTGTTGCTGCGCTCGCCCGGGTATCACACCGGACGCAACTTCATTCTGGTGGAGCAGGCCTCTGAACTAGCCGCGGCGGCCGCCAACCTTCCGGGCGACGATCTGCTCGTCATCCAATATCTCGATGCCCGCGGCGGCGACGGCAATGCGCGCAAATATCGCGTGATGATGATCGGAGGCGAGATCTATCCGTTGCATCTGGCGATATCACGGAAGTGGAAGGTGCACTATTTCACCTCCGACATGGCCGACAAGCCGGACCATCGCGCCGAGGAAGCGATTTTCCTCGGGGATATGGCGGCAGCCCTTGGCGACAAGGCGATGAAGGCGCTGGAAGGGATACGTGATGCGCTCGGCCTCGATTATGCCGGGATCGATTTCGGGCTCGCTCCGAACGGAGACCTGTTGCTGTTCGAAGCCAACGCCACCATGGTGATCGCGGCGCCGGATGCGGATGAGCGCTGGGCGTACCGGTGTGCCGCGATCAGCCGGATCATCGATGCTGTGGTCGCCATGATCATGCAAAAATCTGCTGCGGCGCCTTCAGCCGCGCGCGCGTCTAATCCGAAGAACGCCAGCAACGCACGATGA
- a CDS encoding SPFH domain-containing protein, translating to MGLISIIILAAIVYAFASLRVLKQYERGVVFFLGKFEGVRGPGLTLIFVPFQQMTRVSLRTVTMQIPSQKIITKDNVSIDIAAVAYYHLTDPEKAVIAIENVYNAINQISQTTVRNVVGRFSLDQLLSDTASINDQIKNVIDQHTEPWGTQVTAVEIKDIMLPDNMQRAMAKEAEAERERRAKIVAAEGEFQAAVKLGEAADIITQHPVALQLRTLQTMAEISVEKNSTIIFPAQFMTTVQEAIAMLSKDSVPK from the coding sequence ATGGGCTTGATCTCGATTATTATCCTGGCGGCCATCGTCTATGCCTTCGCATCGCTTCGGGTGTTGAAGCAATATGAACGCGGCGTGGTGTTCTTCCTCGGCAAGTTCGAAGGCGTGCGCGGGCCGGGATTGACGCTGATCTTCGTTCCGTTCCAGCAGATGACGCGGGTGTCGCTGCGCACCGTCACCATGCAGATCCCGTCACAGAAGATCATCACCAAGGACAACGTCTCGATCGATATTGCCGCAGTGGCCTATTATCACCTGACCGATCCGGAAAAAGCTGTGATCGCGATCGAGAACGTCTACAACGCGATCAACCAGATCAGCCAGACCACGGTGCGCAATGTGGTCGGACGGTTCAGCCTCGATCAGTTGCTGTCGGATACCGCAAGCATCAACGACCAGATCAAGAACGTCATCGACCAGCACACCGAGCCCTGGGGCACGCAAGTCACGGCGGTCGAGATCAAGGACATCATGCTGCCTGACAATATGCAGCGCGCAATGGCCAAGGAAGCCGAGGCCGAGCGCGAGCGCCGCGCCAAGATCGTCGCCGCCGAAGGCGAATTCCAGGCCGCGGTCAAGCTCGGCGAGGCCGCCGACATCATCACGCAGCATCCGGTCGCGCTGCAGCTCCGCACCTTGCAGACCATGGCCGAAATCTCGGTGGAGAAGAATTCCACCATCATCTTCCCCGCCCAGTTCATGACCACCGTGCAGGAAGCGATCGCGATGCTGTCGAAGGACTCGGTGCCGAAATAG
- a CDS encoding tetratricopeptide repeat protein, producing MTAPAPAARAADTEQASPAGANWLRIGDEHYSAGRNDDAIAAYQCGLAAIAAAPAGSVPVETISELHSRLGNACMVRGDVEAAAVNYRAALRLVPELTSCWCNLGNIHVQTGRPQEAIAFYLQALKLNPAHWASRTNLVQALMATKQFVIAKALLQELAGERPQDSAIQHQLGKACFELDEVPSAIECFERALALNPRDADSLYWIGGIRQNLGEIEAAQKAYAQAAQIQPLIRRPAIKSPADFRVLALYAPFGGNTPTEYLFKHANYETDTLALFEQNSYDAEVFKQGVHVVVNLISDVDQAVAMLPLAADLAARLGKPIINDPRKIQRTTRDEVAERLAGIPDCRIPKILRQQAGTELSVEQLQAAFPLASSILARPVGTHGGDDFEKLDHVAELAAYLAQPAETDRYFIEYADYRSPDGYFRKYRFIFVDDQVLPYHLAIGNDWKVHHVNTDMANQKWMQNEEAAFLNDPGLVFNAAHFQALRAIQQRIGLEYFGIDCGLDTSGDLLVFEVNASMLVHDDNKQFPYKDPAVRRIKSAFDAMLAKFAGIGAA from the coding sequence ATGACCGCACCCGCGCCGGCCGCCCGCGCCGCCGATACCGAGCAGGCCAGTCCCGCCGGGGCCAATTGGCTGCGTATCGGCGACGAGCATTACAGCGCAGGGCGCAACGACGACGCCATTGCCGCCTATCAATGCGGTCTCGCCGCCATCGCTGCGGCGCCTGCCGGCAGCGTACCGGTGGAAACCATCTCAGAGCTGCATTCCAGGCTCGGCAATGCCTGCATGGTGCGGGGCGATGTCGAAGCGGCCGCCGTGAACTACAGGGCCGCGCTGCGGCTCGTGCCTGAACTGACGTCGTGCTGGTGCAATCTCGGCAACATCCACGTCCAGACCGGAAGGCCGCAGGAAGCGATCGCCTTTTATCTTCAGGCGCTGAAGCTCAATCCCGCGCATTGGGCGTCACGCACCAACCTCGTTCAGGCGCTGATGGCGACCAAGCAATTTGTGATCGCCAAGGCGCTGCTGCAGGAGCTCGCCGGCGAACGGCCGCAGGATAGCGCGATACAGCATCAGCTCGGCAAAGCCTGCTTCGAGCTCGACGAAGTGCCATCGGCGATCGAATGTTTCGAGCGGGCCCTCGCGCTCAATCCTCGCGATGCCGATAGCCTCTATTGGATCGGCGGCATCAGGCAGAATCTCGGAGAGATCGAAGCCGCGCAAAAAGCGTATGCGCAGGCCGCCCAAATACAGCCGCTGATCAGGCGGCCGGCGATCAAGTCGCCGGCGGATTTTCGCGTGCTGGCGCTCTACGCGCCATTCGGCGGCAACACGCCGACCGAATATCTCTTCAAGCATGCCAATTACGAGACCGACACGCTGGCGCTGTTCGAGCAGAACAGCTACGACGCCGAAGTTTTCAAGCAGGGCGTGCACGTCGTCGTCAACCTGATCTCCGATGTCGACCAGGCGGTCGCGATGCTGCCGCTGGCCGCCGATCTGGCCGCCCGGCTCGGCAAGCCCATCATCAACGATCCCCGCAAGATCCAGCGGACCACCCGCGACGAGGTCGCGGAACGGCTAGCGGGAATCCCGGACTGCCGTATCCCGAAAATCCTGCGCCAGCAGGCCGGCACCGAACTTTCCGTCGAACAGTTGCAGGCTGCGTTTCCGTTAGCCTCCTCCATTCTGGCGCGGCCGGTCGGGACCCATGGCGGCGATGATTTTGAAAAGCTCGACCACGTCGCCGAGCTCGCAGCCTATCTGGCGCAGCCAGCCGAGACCGATCGCTATTTCATCGAATACGCCGACTATCGCTCGCCAGATGGCTATTTCCGGAAATATCGCTTCATCTTCGTCGACGATCAGGTGCTGCCCTATCATCTGGCGATCGGAAACGACTGGAAGGTGCATCACGTCAACACCGACATGGCCAATCAGAAATGGATGCAAAACGAAGAAGCGGCCTTCCTGAACGATCCCGGCCTCGTCTTCAATGCCGCGCATTTTCAGGCGCTGCGGGCCATTCAGCAACGCATCGGGCTTGAATATTTCGGCATCGATTGCGGGCTGGACACATCAGGAGATCTGCTCGTGTTCGAGGTCAATGCCTCGATGCTGGTCCACGACGACAACAAGCAGTTCCCTTACAAGGATCCGGCGGTCCGCCGCATCAAATCGGCGTTCGACGCGATGCTGGCAAAGTTCGCCGGCATCGGCGCCGCCTAG